One segment of Leucoraja erinacea ecotype New England chromosome 7, Leri_hhj_1, whole genome shotgun sequence DNA contains the following:
- the LOC129699121 gene encoding galectin-8-like — protein sequence MNIFKLHRPIIPCTAKFDEELSEESIVVIKGKLTDDPLRFDVNFQRGDHPDADILFHFNPRFKEELEKIIFNSRGPDGWGFQGEKYEKIASRGSPFKLVFMVWSNSFQVSVNGRHILDYPHRLEDWRPDTVIVFGDIQVESIDVLKL from the exons ATGAACATCTTCAAGCTCCACCGGCCG ATTATTCCTTGTACTGCAAAATTTGATGAAGAATTAAGTGAAGAGTCAATAGTAGTTATTAAAGGAAAGTTGACTGATGATCCTCTTAG ATTCGATGTTAATTTTCAGAGGGGCGACCATCCTGATGCTGATATTTTATTCCATTTCAATCCCCGCTTTAAAGAGGAACTTGAGAAAATTATCTTTAATTCTCGGGGACCTGATGGCTGGGGATTTCAGGGTGAGAAGTATGAAAAGATTGCTTCCAGAGGCTCACCATTTAAGCTGGTATTTATGGTGTGGAGCAACTCTTTCCAG GTGTCTGTGAATGGTAGACACATCCTGGACTACCCACATCGGTTAGAAGATTGGAGACCTGACACTGTAATAGTTTTTGGAGATATACAAGTAGAAAGTATTGATGTTCTCAAACTTTGA